In the Methylomonas rhizoryzae genome, one interval contains:
- the can gene encoding carbonate dehydratase produces the protein MHAPEKLLLENKAWSEEISKKDPGFFSHLAAEQRPDFLWIGCSDSRVPAETVVNAQPGQIFVHRNIANQIINTDFNCLSVLQYAISVLKVKHIIVCGHYGCGGVKAALQPQRADLAITNKWLLHIKDIYRLHQDELEYMPAEKKMDRMIELNIIEQVYRLAHTSIVQYAWRHGHKPSLHGWVYGLHDGLLSELIKLDHNAQISSIYRYTD, from the coding sequence ATGCACGCCCCTGAAAAGCTATTATTGGAAAACAAAGCCTGGTCGGAAGAGATCAGTAAAAAAGACCCCGGTTTTTTCAGCCATCTTGCCGCAGAGCAGCGACCGGATTTTTTATGGATAGGTTGCTCGGATAGCCGGGTACCGGCGGAAACCGTGGTAAACGCTCAGCCCGGGCAAATTTTCGTGCACCGAAATATTGCCAATCAAATCATTAACACCGATTTCAATTGTTTAAGCGTCTTGCAATATGCGATTTCGGTATTGAAGGTAAAACACATCATCGTTTGCGGGCATTACGGCTGCGGCGGCGTCAAGGCGGCATTACAACCGCAACGGGCGGATCTGGCGATCACCAATAAATGGTTGTTGCACATCAAAGATATTTACCGTTTGCACCAGGACGAATTGGAATACATGCCGGCGGAAAAAAAGATGGACCGCATGATAGAGCTGAACATCATCGAACAAGTGTACCGCTTGGCGCATACTTCCATTGTGCAATACGCCTGGCGGCACGGCCACAAACCCTCTCTGCACGGTTGGGTGTACGGTTTGCACGACGGTTTGTTGAGCGAATTGATCAAACTGGATCATAACGCCCAGATCAGTTCGATCTACCGCTATACCGATTAA
- a CDS encoding complex I subunit 4 family protein: MNNLPLLSICVFWPLGGALLLAVCKPERAKPLALAVAALELLLTLVVVAVFEREQAGFQLLEDRLWIEALNVHYLLGVDGISLLFLPMTALLTLLAIAMGWRSVTTLQRFHLALLLALETATLGIFTALDLLLFFLFWELTLPPLFFLIGLWGGGAQRRYAAMKYTLYMLFGGVPLLFGFALLALQHAEITGSLSFSLPQLLALPLSDSLQRSIFALLLLGFAVKAPLPPFHTWLPSVAFEAPAQITALLTGLKLGLYGIVRFAMPLAPDAAGEQRWLLAIVGAATLIYAGLIALQQSNLRRLLAYAGVSHVGLVLMGIAASNMQGLQGALMQMLNFGVAAAALMLLAGMLQQRLGGTDILHLGGLAKPMPRLATLFILFSLSAIGVPGTNGFPAEWLLLWATVEAFPVLAVPVLFAAVVGAAYSLGFIRRGLFGPVVREAVQNGEDLLSRELAILAVPALLVLWLGLFPQHLLSIQAPALTAWTHRLQPQHTQILTATAKPLL, translated from the coding sequence ATGAATAACTTGCCTTTGCTATCAATCTGCGTGTTTTGGCCGCTAGGCGGAGCGTTGCTTCTGGCCGTGTGCAAACCCGAGCGGGCCAAGCCATTGGCGTTGGCGGTCGCGGCGCTGGAGTTGCTGCTGACGCTGGTTGTGGTGGCAGTGTTCGAGCGCGAGCAGGCCGGTTTTCAGCTGCTGGAAGATCGGCTGTGGATAGAGGCTTTGAACGTGCATTATTTGCTGGGCGTGGACGGCATTTCCTTGTTGTTTCTGCCGATGACCGCGTTGTTGACTTTGCTGGCCATAGCCATGGGCTGGCGTTCGGTGACGACGCTGCAACGTTTTCATCTGGCCTTGCTGTTGGCTTTGGAAACGGCGACCTTGGGCATTTTCACCGCACTGGATTTGTTGCTGTTCTTTTTGTTTTGGGAATTGACCCTGCCGCCGCTGTTTTTCCTGATCGGCTTATGGGGCGGCGGGGCGCAACGCCGTTACGCGGCGATGAAATACACCTTATACATGCTGTTCGGCGGAGTGCCCTTGTTATTTGGATTCGCATTGCTGGCATTGCAACATGCGGAAATTACCGGCAGTTTGAGTTTTAGCTTACCGCAGCTTTTGGCTTTGCCCTTGTCCGATTCCCTGCAGCGCTCGATTTTTGCATTGTTGCTGTTGGGATTTGCCGTTAAAGCGCCGTTGCCGCCGTTTCATACCTGGTTGCCGAGCGTAGCCTTCGAAGCGCCCGCCCAGATCACCGCACTGTTGACCGGCTTGAAACTAGGTTTGTACGGTATCGTGCGGTTTGCCATGCCGCTAGCGCCGGACGCAGCCGGCGAGCAGCGCTGGTTGTTGGCGATTGTCGGGGCGGCGACGCTGATTTATGCCGGCTTGATTGCGTTGCAACAAAGCAATCTGCGCAGGTTGCTGGCCTATGCCGGGGTTAGCCACGTCGGCTTGGTTTTAATGGGGATCGCGGCCAGCAATATGCAAGGTCTGCAGGGTGCATTAATGCAAATGTTGAATTTCGGGGTTGCGGCTGCGGCTTTGATGTTGCTGGCCGGCATGCTTCAGCAGCGCTTGGGCGGTACCGATATTTTGCATCTGGGCGGCTTGGCCAAACCGATGCCACGGTTGGCGACCCTGTTCATATTGTTCAGCTTATCCGCTATCGGCGTGCCGGGAACCAACGGTTTTCCGGCCGAATGGTTGTTGCTATGGGCAACGGTAGAGGCGTTTCCGGTGCTGGCGGTGCCGGTATTGTTTGCCGCAGTGGTCGGGGCGGCCTATAGCTTGGGTTTTATCCGGCGCGGCTTATTCGGGCCGGTGGTGCGCGAAGCTGTGCAGAATGGCGAAGATTTGTTGTCCCGCGAGTTGGCGATATTGGCCGTGCCCGCTTTGTTGGTGCTGTGGTTGGGCTTGTTTCCGCAGCATTTGCTATCGATACAAGCTCCCGCACTGACGGCTTGGACGCATCGTTTGCAGCCGCAGCATACGCAAATTCTCACCGCAACAGCCAAGCCGTTACTTTAA
- a CDS encoding complex I subunit 4 family protein, producing MTTDIVYWPAASAFPLLSSLTLLPLVAALAVLLARPALTFRIAFGGAVANVLLSLYLLSVFDADAAGIHLAESWNIFGLAYRAGVDGTNILFVPLAAIVGLLTLIYTTITRHVHDRLFVVCVLAYQGVLIGAFVALNVLQFWFWCLMELVPVVLLTLSAGTGMRRNQVIKTVLQYWLSGLAMSLAGFLLLSFGLADSGLPLSFDWLTLKHHQLAIPHETLIFILLFFGFAVRMPLFPFHAWLPPLAEHGTAASAAIFLHGLKLGIYAVIRFILPLVPGAAEEWAHFALTLGLIGIFYGAVLALMQINMRRLLSFAVISHTGMLVIGMFSFNDFALEGSILLSVAYGLATAGMLFSIGLIYERTRTSFLPRLGGLFETNSAIALLFLISALSTMVMPGTPGFDAAHLLIEGVIEEHGWLTAIAILLGNVLAAAFLLWAFQRLFITHRRRFAQPYSSIHHPVLQERLIALTVCGLLIATGFYTTPWLKYIDQEASEIGEHYPEHHRHHSNLPDHE from the coding sequence ATGACGACCGATATTGTGTATTGGCCGGCCGCCAGTGCCTTTCCGTTGTTGAGCAGTTTGACCCTGCTGCCGCTGGTTGCGGCGCTGGCGGTCTTGTTGGCCCGCCCGGCCTTAACCTTCAGGATTGCTTTTGGCGGCGCGGTTGCCAACGTGTTGCTGAGTCTGTATTTGCTGAGCGTGTTCGACGCCGACGCGGCCGGCATTCATTTGGCGGAAAGTTGGAATATTTTCGGATTGGCTTATCGCGCCGGGGTGGACGGGACCAACATCTTGTTCGTGCCTTTGGCGGCTATCGTCGGTTTGCTGACCCTGATCTACACCACCATTACCCGCCATGTGCACGATCGGCTGTTCGTGGTGTGCGTGCTGGCATATCAGGGGGTATTGATCGGCGCGTTCGTGGCGCTGAACGTGTTGCAATTTTGGTTTTGGTGCTTGATGGAGTTAGTGCCGGTGGTGTTGCTGACCCTGTCCGCCGGTACCGGCATGCGGCGCAACCAAGTGATTAAAACCGTGCTGCAATATTGGTTGTCCGGCTTGGCGATGAGTTTGGCCGGCTTTCTGCTATTGAGTTTCGGGCTGGCAGACAGCGGTTTGCCCTTGAGTTTCGACTGGCTGACGCTGAAGCACCATCAATTGGCGATTCCGCATGAGACCCTGATTTTCATCCTGTTGTTTTTCGGGTTTGCGGTGCGGATGCCGCTGTTTCCGTTTCACGCCTGGCTGCCACCCCTGGCCGAGCACGGCACGGCGGCCAGCGCGGCGATTTTTCTGCACGGCTTGAAATTGGGCATTTACGCCGTGATCCGCTTTATCTTGCCTTTGGTGCCCGGTGCTGCGGAGGAGTGGGCGCATTTCGCGCTGACCTTGGGTTTGATCGGGATTTTCTACGGGGCAGTGTTGGCGCTGATGCAGATCAATATGCGCCGTTTGTTGTCGTTTGCGGTGATCAGCCATACCGGGATGCTGGTCATCGGCATGTTTTCGTTCAACGATTTTGCGTTGGAAGGCAGCATCTTGCTGTCTGTCGCTTACGGCTTGGCGACGGCCGGCATGCTGTTCAGCATAGGCTTGATTTACGAACGCACCCGCACCTCGTTCTTGCCGCGCTTGGGCGGCTTGTTCGAAACCAATTCGGCGATTGCGCTGTTGTTTTTGATCTCGGCGCTCAGCACCATGGTGATGCCGGGTACTCCCGGTTTCGATGCGGCGCATTTGTTGATCGAAGGGGTGATAGAAGAACACGGCTGGTTGACCGCCATCGCAATTTTGTTGGGTAACGTATTGGCGGCGGCGTTTTTGTTGTGGGCGTTCCAACGTCTGTTTATCACCCATAGGCGGCGTTTTGCACAGCCTTACAGCAGCATCCATCACCCGGTTTTGCAAGAACGGCTGATTGCGCTGACCGTGTGCGGTTTGTTGATCGCTACCGGTTTTTACACCACCCCCTGGCTCAAATACATCGATCAGGAAGCCAGCGAAATCGGCGAACACTATCCGGAACATCATAGGCACCACAGCAATCTCCCCGACCATGAATAA
- a CDS encoding proton-conducting transporter transmembrane domain-containing protein — translation MNAWIALIPLCPFLAALAIGGLHFFRIVAGESGERASSGLGVAALSLSGLLSVAWCLALFLGWTTAETVHFADWLQSGKVSIALALQVRPFNLAVAALFSVLLWLVMRFAVNYLHREAGFHRFVFLLNLFGAAMLLLVLSANALFTFVGWELAGLCSYLLIAYAYDRPIAAHNATRVFVTNRVGDGGFLLGIALALVWLGSADWAQINARSAELAAQDGNLLALCFALAACAKSAQVPFTPWLARAMEGPTPSSAVFYGGVMIHAGVFLLIQLQAMFEHAPVARALLLAVGATTALYGYWVGLAQTDVKSAQAYAAAAQLGVMFAECGLGWWEVATWHMAAHAVVRCYLLLSAPSILHVTGARPVKPVHASLNDWRFGFLAALQRGWLEPAVDAVLVKPVQGLGADMRYFDEQWVDPALGMPAPTIRAISSLAQWEERRMGANLESDEDSFAQGSGIAGKLAQWSAAVLNWFEYRFILSGIGRDSVRFGRRLGRAANRFERLLLKPRYLSLFVLIVLMAAAGYPG, via the coding sequence ATGAACGCTTGGATTGCGTTAATCCCTTTATGTCCTTTTCTGGCTGCGCTAGCTATCGGCGGCTTGCATTTTTTTCGCATCGTTGCCGGCGAGTCGGGCGAACGGGCCAGCAGTGGGCTTGGCGTGGCGGCTTTAAGTTTAAGCGGTTTGTTGTCGGTCGCTTGGTGCTTGGCTTTGTTTTTGGGATGGACGACTGCGGAAACCGTGCATTTCGCCGATTGGCTGCAGTCCGGCAAGGTCAGTATCGCGCTCGCACTGCAAGTTCGCCCGTTCAATTTGGCCGTTGCCGCGCTTTTTAGCGTGTTGCTGTGGCTGGTCATGCGCTTTGCAGTCAACTATTTGCACCGGGAAGCCGGGTTTCACCGCTTCGTGTTTTTGTTGAATCTGTTCGGCGCGGCCATGTTGCTGCTGGTGCTGTCGGCGAATGCGCTGTTTACCTTCGTCGGTTGGGAATTGGCCGGCCTGTGCTCGTATTTGTTGATCGCTTACGCCTACGACAGGCCTATCGCCGCGCACAACGCCACCCGCGTTTTTGTCACCAATCGGGTCGGCGACGGCGGATTTTTGTTGGGTATCGCGCTGGCTTTGGTGTGGTTGGGTAGCGCGGATTGGGCGCAGATCAATGCGCGTAGTGCGGAATTAGCCGCGCAAGACGGCAATCTGTTGGCTTTGTGCTTTGCGTTGGCCGCCTGTGCCAAGTCCGCGCAAGTGCCGTTTACCCCATGGCTGGCCCGAGCGATGGAAGGACCCACGCCGTCCAGTGCGGTGTTTTATGGTGGAGTCATGATACACGCCGGGGTTTTCTTGTTGATACAGTTGCAAGCCATGTTCGAACACGCCCCGGTCGCCCGGGCGTTGTTGCTGGCGGTAGGCGCTACGACGGCGCTGTACGGCTACTGGGTAGGCTTGGCGCAAACCGACGTCAAAAGCGCCCAAGCCTATGCGGCCGCCGCTCAATTGGGGGTGATGTTTGCCGAATGCGGTCTGGGTTGGTGGGAAGTGGCGACCTGGCACATGGCGGCGCACGCGGTGGTGCGTTGCTATTTGCTGTTGAGCGCGCCTTCGATTTTGCACGTTACCGGTGCCCGTCCGGTCAAGCCGGTACATGCGTCGTTAAACGACTGGCGTTTTGGATTTTTAGCCGCTCTGCAGCGCGGTTGGCTGGAACCGGCGGTGGATGCGGTGCTGGTCAAACCGGTGCAGGGCTTAGGTGCCGACATGCGCTATTTCGACGAACAATGGGTAGACCCGGCGTTGGGGATGCCGGCCCCGACGATCAGGGCGATTTCTTCGCTGGCGCAATGGGAAGAGCGGCGGATGGGCGCAAATTTGGAAAGCGATGAGGACAGTTTTGCGCAAGGCAGCGGCATTGCCGGCAAGTTGGCGCAGTGGAGCGCGGCAGTGTTGAATTGGTTCGAGTACCGCTTCATTTTATCCGGGATAGGGCGCGATTCGGTTCGGTTCGGGCGCCGTTTGGGCAGGGCCGCCAACCGCTTCGAGCGCTTGTTGCTGAAACCGCGTTATTTGTCGTTGTTCGTGTTGATCGTTTTGATGGCCGCGGCGGGGTATCCGGGATGA
- a CDS encoding DUF2309 domain-containing protein, translating to MTAPVQPHGPETAELRDYVLNAIAHLDHILPGQAPIHDFVHHNTLHGFQHLPFEQALAEFQALTGIDCYLPATEFRKFYAQGRIDDSDLDAALRQAGMLSEPAPLFVLGQKSISRRDLYRAGLLHDLTPLPANRLSWQLQQKLSHDPEQQQVWQAVLALLNLQPPDLHPEQLLDLSDEQAQAWSGDSGALLSAEMQRRIGGEIDSLFAQVGRELTMRGLLQALTGTDALEQVRPQLIRWCAIALDEGMAAWQLPAGEQGLYSAWLASAGTDLSATLQELSGWRDLIAELPADPVAAIVQQLQAMAIPCERWETYLQRLALELPGWSGLINWRQTHPSYRRGAVGAPRLADYLALRLVLDRLYLEPLCREQWRHSARLDKLRGYFDKNPAEFSVRVAVFAGELPEYLQEAGQALLASASPKQAWQELAERIWTWRRSPLGSAQSGQLGVCDHGWRAFGLCRALELSAAEIGRIAPTELLDWLKTIEQFDPARQSQVWLTAYERHYRQQLLQALHANRGRGRWAKRNARPQAQIIFCMDDREEGIRRHLEELNPAIETLGAAGFFGVPMNYRGLDDSQATPLCPVVVVPAHEVNEASQAGQEVALAKHRRANLRVKRIAEAVFHGLRRHVLVAYPLLHALAPLTLLNLLLKGVAPARQAALVDALLDRFDPQVASRLEFNAKDPSLPATPEHPRHGFTDREQAERVAGFLRNTGLTYGFAELVVLMGHGSISQNNPHLAAYDCGACSGRHGGPNARLFAAMANRAEVRALLAERGINIPADTWFVGAEHNTGNEQLTWYDDDAVPGARRPALQRFQSEMQHARQMSAHERCRRLASAPRRPKPAQALRHFFERTADYSQARPELGHATNASALVGRRALSQGAFFDRRLFLISYDPTQDPDGSILEGILLAVGPVGAGINLEYYFSTVNNERLGCGSKVPHNPTGFFAVMEGAASDLRTGLPRQMIEIHEAMRLQLVVEAKTQVLERIYARQAALQELVGGGWLHLSAIDPDDGAIQVFERGRGFVAWQPQPGELPVRASSPDCYREETGPVATLLIQQPTVC from the coding sequence ATGACTGCGCCTGTTCAGCCGCATGGGCCGGAAACGGCCGAACTGCGCGATTATGTGTTGAATGCCATCGCCCATTTGGATCATATCCTGCCGGGGCAGGCGCCGATACACGATTTCGTGCACCACAACACGCTGCACGGCTTTCAGCATTTGCCGTTCGAACAGGCCTTGGCCGAATTTCAGGCGTTAACCGGGATCGATTGCTATTTGCCCGCTACGGAATTTCGCAAGTTTTACGCCCAAGGGCGGATAGACGATAGCGATTTGGATGCCGCGTTACGGCAAGCCGGCATGCTATCGGAACCGGCGCCGTTATTCGTGTTAGGGCAAAAGTCGATAAGCCGGCGCGATTTGTACCGGGCCGGCTTATTGCACGATTTGACGCCGCTGCCGGCCAACCGGTTGTCGTGGCAGTTGCAGCAAAAGTTGAGTCATGACCCCGAACAGCAGCAGGTGTGGCAAGCGGTGTTGGCGCTACTCAATCTACAGCCTCCCGATCTGCACCCCGAGCAGTTGTTGGATTTGTCCGACGAGCAGGCGCAAGCGTGGAGCGGCGATAGCGGCGCGCTGTTGTCCGCCGAAATGCAGCGGCGGATTGGCGGCGAAATCGATAGCCTATTCGCGCAAGTCGGGCGGGAATTGACGATGCGCGGCTTGTTGCAGGCATTGACCGGCACGGACGCGCTGGAGCAGGTTCGCCCGCAATTGATCCGCTGGTGCGCTATTGCCCTGGACGAAGGCATGGCGGCTTGGCAGCTGCCGGCGGGCGAGCAGGGCTTGTACTCGGCCTGGTTGGCGTCGGCCGGAACGGACCTGTCCGCGACGTTGCAAGAATTGTCCGGCTGGCGCGATTTGATCGCCGAATTGCCGGCCGATCCCGTAGCCGCTATCGTGCAGCAATTGCAAGCCATGGCGATTCCGTGCGAACGCTGGGAAACCTATCTGCAGCGACTGGCGTTGGAGTTGCCCGGTTGGTCCGGTTTGATCAATTGGCGGCAAACCCATCCGTCTTACCGGCGCGGGGCGGTCGGCGCGCCGCGCTTGGCGGATTATCTGGCGTTACGTCTGGTCTTGGACCGGCTCTACCTGGAGCCGCTGTGCCGAGAGCAATGGCGGCATTCGGCCAGACTGGACAAGTTGCGCGGCTATTTCGACAAAAACCCGGCGGAATTCAGTGTGCGGGTAGCGGTTTTTGCCGGCGAATTGCCTGAATATCTGCAGGAAGCCGGCCAAGCCTTGCTGGCCTCGGCGTCGCCCAAGCAAGCTTGGCAGGAGTTGGCCGAAAGGATTTGGACTTGGCGGCGCAGTCCGTTGGGATCTGCGCAATCGGGCCAACTCGGGGTGTGCGACCACGGCTGGCGCGCATTCGGATTGTGCCGGGCATTGGAGTTGAGCGCTGCGGAAATCGGTCGAATCGCGCCAACCGAGTTGCTGGATTGGCTTAAGACGATCGAACAATTCGATCCGGCTCGGCAGAGTCAGGTTTGGCTGACCGCTTACGAGCGTCATTATCGCCAGCAATTGCTGCAAGCTCTGCATGCCAACCGTGGGCGCGGCCGTTGGGCCAAACGCAACGCCCGGCCGCAGGCGCAGATTATTTTCTGCATGGATGACCGGGAAGAGGGCATTCGCCGCCACTTGGAAGAATTGAATCCGGCGATAGAAACGCTGGGGGCCGCCGGTTTTTTCGGGGTGCCCATGAATTATCGCGGTCTGGACGATAGCCAGGCTACGCCGCTATGTCCGGTGGTAGTGGTTCCGGCGCACGAGGTAAACGAGGCAAGCCAGGCCGGGCAGGAGGTCGCGTTGGCTAAACACCGGCGGGCAAATCTCCGGGTGAAGCGAATTGCCGAAGCGGTGTTCCACGGCTTGCGTCGGCACGTATTGGTCGCTTATCCCTTGCTGCATGCGCTCGCCCCGTTGACGCTGCTGAATCTGCTGCTGAAAGGCGTGGCTCCGGCGCGACAGGCGGCCTTAGTCGATGCGCTGCTCGACCGCTTTGATCCGCAAGTGGCGTCCCGATTGGAGTTCAACGCCAAGGACCCCAGCCTGCCGGCGACGCCGGAGCATCCCCGTCACGGCTTTACCGACCGCGAGCAAGCCGAGCGGGTTGCGGGGTTTTTGCGCAATACCGGTTTGACCTACGGGTTTGCCGAGCTGGTTGTGTTGATGGGGCACGGGTCCATCAGCCAGAACAACCCGCATCTGGCCGCTTACGATTGCGGGGCTTGCAGCGGCCGTCACGGCGGGCCGAATGCGCGCTTGTTCGCGGCGATGGCCAATCGCGCCGAGGTGAGGGCTTTGCTGGCCGAGCGCGGGATTAACATTCCGGCCGATACCTGGTTCGTCGGTGCCGAGCACAATACCGGCAACGAGCAACTGACTTGGTACGACGACGATGCAGTGCCCGGCGCACGCCGCCCGGCACTGCAGCGCTTCCAATCCGAAATGCAGCACGCCCGGCAGATGTCGGCCCACGAGCGCTGCCGGCGTTTGGCCTCCGCGCCGCGCCGTCCCAAGCCGGCGCAGGCCTTGCGGCATTTTTTCGAGCGCACGGCCGATTACTCGCAAGCCCGGCCCGAGCTGGGCCACGCCACCAACGCCTCGGCCTTGGTCGGCCGGCGGGCGCTAAGCCAAGGCGCGTTTTTCGACAGGCGGCTGTTTTTGATTTCCTACGATCCGACTCAAGATCCGGACGGCAGTATTTTGGAAGGCATATTGTTGGCGGTCGGTCCGGTCGGCGCCGGCATTAATCTGGAATACTATTTTTCCACGGTCAATAACGAACGCTTGGGCTGCGGTTCCAAGGTGCCGCACAATCCGACCGGGTTTTTCGCGGTGATGGAGGGTGCGGCCAGCGATTTGCGGACCGGTTTACCGCGGCAAATGATAGAAATTCACGAAGCGATGCGCTTGCAGTTGGTGGTGGAAGCCAAAACCCAGGTGTTGGAACGAATTTACGCCCGTCAAGCCGCCTTGCAAGAGCTGGTTGGCGGCGGTTGGCTGCATCTTAGCGCCATCGATCCGGACGACGGCGCCATCCAGGTGTTCGAACGCGGCCGAGGTTTCGTCGCCTGGCAGCCGCAGCCCGGCGAGTTGCCGGTACGCGCGTCCTCGCCGGATTGCTACCGCGAGGAAACCGGCCCGGTTGCCACTCTGCTGATTCAACAACCTACCGTTTGCTGA
- a CDS encoding complex I subunit 4 family protein yields the protein MTILSSLLWTPAVGALLLLPVSAQRTGVVRGVSQTFAALALLLACLLLYRFDAGDSAMQFSEFYPLNPKLGSAYALGVDGLSMPMLVLACLLTLIALFASFSVKYDTKGYHICVLLLEFGMLGVFMAQDWALFYIFWEVTLIPLFFLIDRWGGKRRHAASLNFVLYTMGGSVFMLLSLLAVSQYDLEHQGSLMASMGQAAQNMPIVEQVLVLLGFLLGFGVKMPIFPLHGWLPLAHVEAPSPISILLSGILLKMGAYGLLRTVVMLPVAAQLLQPVLVFLALFGMLYGGLLAWRQADLKAMVAYSSLSHMGVVLLGIATLNPAGFSGAILQMTAHGLIAGALFLLVGLLYERTYTRNIQDYSSLVQVMPGFAALTTLTLLAAMGLPGSVGFIAELHTLLGGLQQWGALMALFSLSILISAAYAMRTIGLLFTGPIKPQMREIADLKPMEWLASGTLVVGIVGFGLLPSPLIAISDATVARMIEVIGERLP from the coding sequence ATGACCATTTTAAGTAGCTTGCTGTGGACGCCGGCCGTTGGGGCGCTGTTGTTGCTGCCGGTTTCCGCGCAGCGCACCGGGGTCGTTCGCGGCGTCAGTCAGACGTTCGCTGCCTTGGCTTTGTTGCTGGCTTGTCTGCTGCTGTATCGGTTCGATGCCGGCGACAGCGCCATGCAGTTTAGCGAGTTCTATCCGCTCAATCCCAAACTCGGCAGCGCCTATGCCTTGGGCGTGGACGGTTTGTCCATGCCGATGTTGGTGCTGGCCTGCTTGTTAACCTTGATCGCCTTGTTCGCATCTTTTTCGGTCAAGTACGATACAAAGGGGTATCATATTTGCGTTCTGCTGCTGGAATTCGGCATGCTCGGCGTGTTCATGGCTCAAGATTGGGCCTTGTTCTACATCTTCTGGGAAGTCACGCTGATTCCGCTGTTTTTCCTGATCGACCGCTGGGGCGGTAAGCGCCGCCACGCGGCCAGTTTGAATTTTGTCCTGTATACCATGGGCGGCTCGGTGTTCATGCTGTTGAGCCTGTTGGCCGTCAGCCAGTACGATTTGGAACATCAAGGTTCGTTGATGGCCTCTATGGGGCAAGCGGCGCAGAACATGCCGATAGTAGAGCAAGTGCTGGTACTACTGGGTTTTTTGTTGGGTTTCGGGGTAAAGATGCCGATTTTCCCCTTGCACGGCTGGTTGCCCTTGGCCCACGTCGAAGCCCCCAGTCCTATCAGCATTCTACTATCCGGCATTCTTCTCAAAATGGGCGCGTACGGTTTGTTGCGGACCGTGGTGATGCTGCCGGTAGCCGCCCAGCTTTTGCAACCCGTATTGGTGTTTCTTGCCTTGTTCGGCATGTTGTACGGCGGTCTGCTGGCCTGGCGTCAAGCCGATTTAAAAGCCATGGTCGCTTATTCCTCCCTCAGCCACATGGGCGTGGTGCTGCTGGGCATAGCCACTCTGAATCCGGCCGGATTTAGCGGCGCCATCTTGCAAATGACCGCGCACGGCTTGATCGCCGGGGCATTGTTCTTGCTCGTTGGTTTGCTGTACGAGCGTACTTACACCCGTAACATCCAAGATTACAGCTCCTTAGTGCAAGTCATGCCGGGATTCGCGGCCTTGACGACGTTGACCCTGCTGGCCGCGATGGGTTTGCCGGGCTCGGTCGGTTTTATCGCCGAATTGCATACGCTGCTGGGTGGATTGCAGCAATGGGGCGCGCTAATGGCGTTGTTCAGCCTCAGTATTCTGATTAGCGCCGCTTATGCGATGCGGACCATAGGTTTGCTGTTCACCGGCCCGATCAAGCCGCAGATGCGTGAGATCGCCGACTTGAAACCGATGGAGTGGCTGGCTTCCGGCACGCTGGTGGTCGGGATCGTCGGCTTCGGTTTGTTGCCGTCGCCGTTGATCGCTATATCCGACGCCACCGTGGCCCGGATGATAGAGGTGATAGGGGAGCGGTTGCCATGA